A genome region from Rhinopithecus roxellana isolate Shanxi Qingling chromosome 10, ASM756505v1, whole genome shotgun sequence includes the following:
- the KRT6A gene encoding keratin, type II cytoskeletal 6A → MASTSTTIRSHSSSRRGFSAGSARLPGVSRSGFSSVSVSRSRGSGGLGGACGGAGFGSRSLYGLGGSKRISIGGGSCAISGGYGNRAGGSYGFGGAGSGFGFGGGAGIGFGLGGGAGLAGGFGGPGFPVCPPGGIQEVTVNQSLLTPLNLQIDPTIQRVRAEEREQIKTLNNKFASFIDKVRFLEQQNKVLETKWTLLQEQGTKTVRQNLEPLFEQYINNLRRQLDSIVGERGRLDSELRGMQDLVEDFKNKYEDEINKRTAAENEFVTLKKDVDAAYMNKVELQAKADTLTDEINFLRALYEAELSQMQTHISDTSVVLSMDNNRNLDLDSIIAEVKAQYEEIAQRSRAEAESWYQTKYEELQVTAGRHGDDLRNTKQEIAEINRMIQRLRSEIDHVKKQCANLQAAIADAEQRGEMALKDAKNKLEGLEDALQKAKQDLARLLKEYQELMNVKLALDVEIATYRKLLEGEECRLNGEGVGQVNISVVQSTISSGYGGASGVGSGLGLGGGSSYSYGSGLGVGGGFSSSSGRAIGGGLSSVGGGSSTIKYTTTSSSSRKSYKH, encoded by the exons ATGGCCAGCACATCCACCACCATCAGGAGCCACAGCAGCAGCCGCAGGGGCTTCAGTGCCGGCTCAGCCAGGCTCCCTGGGGTCAGCCGCTCTGGCTTCAGCAGCGTCTCCGTGTCCCGCTCCAGGGGCAGTGGTGGCCTGGGTGGCGCATGTGGAGGAGCTGGCTTTGGCAGCCGCAGCCTGTATGGCCTGGGGGGCTCCAAGAGGATCTCCATTGGAGGGGGCAGCTGTGCCATCAGTGGCGGCTATGGCAACAGAGCCGGAGGCAGCTATGGCTTTGGTGGCGCTGGGAGTGGATTTGGTTTCGGTGGTGGAGCCGGCATTGGCTTTGGTCTGGGTGGTGGAGCCGGCCTTGCTGGTGGCTTTGGGGGACCTGGCTTCCCTGTGTGCCCCCCTGGAGGCATCCAAGAGGTCACCGTCAACCAGAGTCTCCTGACTCCCCTCAACCTGCAAATCGACCCCACCATCCAGCGGGTGCGGGCCGAGGAGCGTGAGCAGATCAAGACCCTCAACAACAAGTTCGCCTCCTTCATCGACAAG GTGCGGTTCCTGGAGCAGCAGAACAAGGTTCTGGAAACCAAGTGGACCCTGCTGCAGGAGCAGGGCACCAAGACCGTGAGGCAGAACCTGGAGCCATTGTTTGAGCAGTACATCAACAACCTCAGGAGGCAGCTGGACAGCATTGTTGGGGAACGGGGCCGCCTGGACTCAGAGCTCAGAGGCATGCAGGACCTGGTGGAGGACTTCAAGAACAA ATATGAGGATGAAATCAACAAGCGCACAGCAGCAGAGAATGAATTTGTGACTCTGAAGAAG GACGTGGATGCTGCCTACATGAACAAGGTTGAACTGCAAGCCAAGGCAGACACTCTCACAGACGAGATCAACTTCCTGAGAGCCTTGTATGAAGCA GAGCTGTCTCAGATGCAGACCCACATCTCAGACACATCCGTGGTGCTGTCCATGGACAACAACCGCAACCTGGACCTGGACAGCATCATCGCTGAGGTCAAGGCCCAATACGAGGAGATTGCTCAGAGAAGCCGGGCTGAGGCCGAGTCCTGGTACCAGACCAAG TACGAGGAGCTGCAGGTCACAGCGGGCAGACATGGAGACGACCTGCGCAATACCAAGCAGGAGATTGCTGAGATCAACCGCATGAtccagaggctgagatctgagattGACCACGTCAAGAAGCAG tGTGCCAACCTGCAGGCCGCCATTGCTGATGCTGAACAGCGTGGGGAGATGGCACTCAAGGATGCCAAGAACAAGCTGGAAGGGCTGGAGGATGCCCTGCAGAAGGCCAAGCAGGACCTGGCTCGGCTGCTGAAGGAGTACCAGGAGCTGATGAATGTCAAGCTGGCCTTGGACGTGGAGATTGCCACCTACCGCAAGCTGCTGGAGGGCGAGGAGTGCAG GCTGAATGGCGAAGGCGTTGGACAAGTCAACATCT ctGTGGTGCAGTCCACCATCTCCAGTGGCTATGGTGGTGCCAGCGGTGTCGGCAGTGGCTTAGGCCTGGGTGGAGGAAGCAGCTACTCCTATGGCAGTGGTCTTGGAGTTGGAGGTGGCTTCAGTTCCAGCAGCGGCAGAGCCATTGGGGGTGGCCTCAGCTCTGTTGGAGGCGGCAGTTCCACCATCAAGtacaccaccacctcctcctccagcagGAAGAGCTACAAGCACTGA